The proteins below come from a single Candidatus Eisenbacteria bacterium genomic window:
- a CDS encoding 50S ribosomal protein L18 produces MDKSLARRLARERRHKRIRRRVSGTGERPRVSVYRSSKHIYAQVVDDARGVTLVSVASGTKEVKARLQDKKGKIAAATACGEVLAEKAKAKGITAVCFDRGGYLYHGRVKALAEAARNAGLQF; encoded by the coding sequence ATGGACAAGTCCTTGGCGAGACGGCTGGCGCGCGAGCGCCGGCACAAGCGCATCCGGCGCCGCGTCTCGGGGACCGGCGAGCGGCCGCGGGTGTCCGTGTACCGCAGCAGCAAGCACATCTACGCGCAGGTGGTGGACGACGCGCGCGGCGTGACCCTGGTGTCCGTCGCGAGCGGCACGAAGGAAGTGAAGGCACGCCTGCAGGACAAGAAGGGCAAGATCGCCGCTGCGACCGCATGCGGCGAGGTGCTCGCGGAGAAGGCCAAGGCCAAGGGGATCACCGCGGTGTGTTTCGACCGCGGCGGTTACCTGTATCACGGGCGCGTGAAGGCGCTCGCGGAGGCAGCGCGCAATGCAGGACTCCAGTTCTAA